In the genome of Cynocephalus volans isolate mCynVol1 chromosome 10, mCynVol1.pri, whole genome shotgun sequence, the window ACGACTCAAACACATGTGAGTGTCCAATTCCCAGTCCATGCAGTTAGCTTAACCACTGGACTAGACTGCCCAGCAGTAACGACAACAGCAATTAATATTGACTGAGAGTTAAATGGGTATGCCAGAATTAGATAACAGGTGGTTTGTAAGTCAAGGTCAGGACTTTGGATTTCATCTTGAGGGCATTCAGGAGGCACGAAAGTATCTTAAACAGGAGAGAGACACAATCACTTGGGACCCTTGTTCTCAGCTTGAGTCAAACCTCACTGTTTCTATCTGTGAAACAGCCCCATTGAACCAGAACAGAGGTGGCAAACTTATTTTTTCAGAAGCTGTGCAAGCACTtaatattcactcattcatttaacaaacatttattgagaacctctTCCAAGGCAGTTACTATGGTATGTGCTGGGAATACAGAAGATAAATCCCCTTCCCttgtggagctgacattctagatGGGGAAACAGACCACAGACAAGTAACCTCCAAAACAAATTGTATACCAGGAAGTGATAGGAActaaggagagaaataaagcatATTAAGAGGATAGTGAGTGGTTGAAGGGGGCTATATAGACAGGGCAGTGAGGGAGGGCTTCTCTGAGGAGATGAAATTCAAGCAGAGACCTGAATAGAGATATCTAGCGGATATCTCTCAGCTAGAAGATAGGGCATGTGCAACAATCCTGAGGCAGGAACATGCTTAGAGCATCCGCAGTTAGAATCTTACACAGATTACCCACTGTGTAAAACTCAGAAGGGGCAGCCTGAGGCATCTTTGTTGACACTGGAGAAATCGCTAAGAAACATTTATCTCTGACCTAATATTTGAAATAACAATAATGACATTGAGAATTTACTATGTCCCAGGCAGTCCTAAACCCTGTATCTGTAGTGACTCAATCCCTATGATGGCCCTCAGGGAGATGTTATTGTGTCATTTAGTCCCACACTCATGCATACCCATTTacaggtagggaaactgaggcccaaagattgcaaataaatatgattttaactCTCATAGCGGCCCTTCCTTGTCTCCTGTGAACTCTGTGGGCACAAAGGCTGGGCcactttctgttcctttttgCTCAGTAGACTTGAAAAGCCACATTTCTGAGTGGCTGCAATTTCCATGCCCCTTATAAGGGAGACTCCCCTTTCCTACCCCAACCCCAGGCCCACAGCCCCTGCCCAAGGGGTGGTTAAAAGCATGGGCTATGGAgccagcctgggttcaaatctcccCTCACCTGTTTATCAGCTCTATGACACCTCTTTCTGGACCTCATcacctcatctctaaaatggggtagagggctggctggttagctcagttggttagagcacagtcttgtaacaccaaggtcaagggttcagatccctatactggccagctgccaaaaaaataaaataaaatgggatgatGGTCGTGATAGCACCTGCCCCAGAGAATGGCTGGGAGGACTTGGTGAAGTAACGTAGGAGGAAAGTTTAGCCCAGGGCCTTGCTGAGGGAAGTGTCCAGTAACTCTTCCCACCTCCCCTGGCTGGCTGGCCCAAGGAGGCTGGACCCCCAGCATTCAAGGCAGGAGGGGTCTAGCTATTTTTGAAGGAAGAGCAGGGTCATCTGATTGGTTGAGGACGGGGAGGTAGCCTTCTCTGGGGAAGGAACATCTGAGCTGGGCAAGGGGCAGTGCAAGGTGAGGTTATGATCCTGGAGGAGGGAACGGCATGTGCACTGACCCTGAGACAGCCTAGAGGGTCAGAAAGGAAGATGTGGGGGCAAGAGCTGAGGCCTTGTAGCCCGGGGAAGAGGCTAAACTTTCATTCTGGAAGCCACAGTTCTTttctcattaaagaaaaaaatttatgctggacattgttctaggcactgggtaaacagcagtaaacaaaacaaggCCCCGCCTGATGGAGCTGACATCCGGAGGAGGAGACAGAcaacaaatacaaattaatacTATACCAGGTGGAGATAAGCGCTATACCAGAAATCAGGTAGGGCTAGGGGAGATAAAAGGAAAGGGACGGGAGCTACTTTCAATTATGGTTGAGAAAGGTTTTCCAGAGGAGGCAACATTTGAACAGAAGCCTGAAGGAGGTAAGAGAGGAAGCCAGGAAGGTATCTGGGGAAAGACCTTTCCAAGCTAAAGAATGGCAAGGGCAAAGAcctgaggcaggagcaggccTAGTGTGTTTGAGGACCAGCAAGGAGGCCAAAGTGACTGGATCCTAGTGAgtaagagggagacagaggggtGAGAGATGAGGTCAGGGAAGCAATGGAGGCAGAAGGTGCAGGGCCTTAGGGACCTCAAGGACTTTGCTCTTGCCCTGAGTGGGATGGAAGCCAAACACAGGAGGGTTTGAGCAGAGAAAGGACAAGATCTGACTTGtactattttaaacaattttatccAGATGTAATTCCCGTAGTACACAATCCACCCATTTAGAGTGTACAATTCTATGGctattagtatattcacagagttgtgcaaccatcaccacatcaatttcagaacatttcatcactccaaaaagaaaccctgtacctcttaaccaccccctcccccatatCCCTCACCTCCCCCCAGTcctaggcaactactaatctacttctgtctctatagatttgcctgttttggACATATAAATGGCTCATATGATATGTGATCCTTCATGACTAGCTTCTTTTCCTGTAGCCTAACTGACTTGTATTTTAGTTGGACCCTCAGGCTGCTTGCTGAGGAGAGACTGTATAAGGGGCATGGGAGGAAGTGGGGAGCCAAATGAGGAGGCAACTGCAGTAGTCCAGGTGGGAAATGCTGGTGGTTGGACGAGGGTGTGGGCCATGGAGGTATAGAGAAGAGGATAGATATTGTATATACCTTGAAGGTAGAGCCAATGGCGTTTGTACTTAGTTGGTGTcttgggagagaaaaagaagagtaaaggtGTTTAGCCCTAGTAGCTGGAAGGATGGAGCTACCATCAGCTGAAATGGGTATGGCTAAGAGAGAAGCAGGCTGGGAGGGGATCAGAAGCTCAGCTCTGAACAAGTGGGTTTGAGGCTTTCTTAGACAATCCAGTGGCTAGGCTGAGGACACAGCTGGAGATGGGAGTCTGGAACTTAGGGGAGAGGTTCAGGGTGGGCCCGGGAATCTGGAAGCCTGTTTGCACACTGTGTTCAAGTCCATGAGCATGAATGACATCCCAGGTGAGTGGAGACTGAGGAAGCCCAGCAGGCCAGGAGTTAAACTAGAAAATCCTGCCATCCTGGTTAGAGAGAGCCTCCAGAAGTGCCCCCAGTGCTCCAGACACTCCACCTCTCTCCCAGGCCCCCAGACCTCACCAGCATCTAGCAGTGCATCCTGAGAGGTGTGGTAGGGAGTGTTCAGATGGTTTAGAGCCTTGCAGAATGTTGGCTGTTACTGAGATGGGAGCTGTCTAGCCCAGCAGGAAACTTCCAGGACTCTGTTTCCACTAAAGTTGGAATAAGCCACAAGGTTAAATATATTGACTCTTTCCCCTGGGTACAAACACTGGCCCATCATGGGGATTCTGTTCCAAAGCACCATCTGACAGGTTTTGAAAGGATCGCTCCAGGATCAGGGTAGGGGGAaggtggagaagggagagaaggggaaatcAAGGCAGCGTTCCGGGGTCACTCACACCTTACCTGCATCTTTCTCTTTATAGATACACTAGCCCATGTCAAGGGGGGCTCCAGCAGCCCGGAGCCCTGGGCTCAGCCCTCCTGCAATCCTCAAGAAGGGGACAACCCACGGCCCAAGGAGTGTGAGTCCACACCCTCTCCAGCCCTGCAGACAGTGCAGCTGCCCCGCCTGGCCTTGTCTCCACCACCCCCAgtccctccaccaccacccccaccactctGCCAAGTGGCACCTTCGCCCCCCAGCTCCCCACTCCTTCCTCGGCCTCCGCCCACACCCTCAGCGCCAGACCCATCCCTGGACTTCTTGCGGGCCCAGCAGGAGACTGCCAACGCCATCCGGGAGCTGGCTGGTACTCTTCGGCAGGGACTGGCCAAGCTGAGTGAGGCCCTCAGTGCCCTGCTGCCTCTTCTGTCAGGAACTCCAGTGGACCCGCtgcccccacctctgcccccgcccccacctcccAGGCCTGTCTtgcccccacctgcccccaaGGTGGAGATCACCCCAGAGCCTGTGTCTGTGGTGGCTGCTGTCATGGACGGGGCCGTGGTGGCAGCCAGGGGGGTGATCATTGCCCCCAGGAGTGAGGAGGGGGCACCCcagccacccccagccccactccctccccatGACTCACCTCCACACAAGAGGCGAAAAGGTTTCCCTACACGGAAGAGGCGGGGCCGATGGAAATCTCCCTGAAATCTGCTGTCCATGCTCCTTCTGCCTGCACCCCCTCTCCCCAGCTTGGCGCAGTCGAGGGAGCATTGCTTTTTGCCCATCCCAGCTGCCCCCTGGCTCCCTGCTCCAGGGGCATAAGCACTCCACTCCCTGTGCTAGTTAGTGCCTGATTGGCTGGAGGGTCTCATGGATGGACTTCTCCAGCCCCTTTCTCTGGTACAGTGCTTCTGCCTGGCTGCCTCCCTTAACCCTGACTTCTAAGCcatcaattttatgttatttattattgCCCTTTGTGGGATGGTGAGGGAACCTCTCGGGTCTCCACATATCTCCTTTCCTAACAATTCCTCTTCTTGACTTGAAAATAATTGACCTGTTGAGGCCTCCCTACCTCCCCATCCCAGACTTTGGAGGGGCTGGGAGTTGCAAGACAAATCAAAATATGGATGACAAAGAGGGATCTGTACCCTAGGGAGGGGACAGAGTTCTGATTGCGGAGGTATAGGATGGGTCCTCTGCCTCCCATTGCTGTTTCTGACCTTCAGGGCTCAACCCCCTCCTTTCTCCTCAGTGGTGACAAGATatcaataaacttatttttaatacaattacTTGAGGCTCTGTGTGAGACAGGCTTGGGAAACCAGCACCTACACCTGCCCCATCCCCTCCTTGGACAAGAAACACCCCCTCGAAGTTGGAAGCTGGTGGATTTccatactttttgtttgtttcttaaagcCATCAAGTCCTGTGTTCAAATGAAATCTTACTGTTATTCATCCTTAAGATACcagtttaaatgtcacctcctctgggaaaATGTCCTGGTTTCCCTTCTCCAGGATGAGATGGGCCTGCCTGTTAGATTCTGTTTCCTATGGTTCATCATAGTGTCTCTAAGTGAACATATGCCCTTATCTGTTTAAGGCATGTTTCTCCCATAATTTCAGGAGGACAGAAACTGGTTCTCTTTCCCAGGACCTGGCAGCAGAGTAAATAATAACCACCACTGTGGACTCAGACCTGGGTGGTGCTGCGCTGGCCAGCTGTATAGCCATGGGCCTccgttttcctcatctgtaaaatgggcctaaAGAGTTAGGAGTCTTTACTTCCTAGAATTAGATTTtattcatccttcaggtctcagctcaaatatcacttccTTAAGAAAACTTTTCCTGACACCCAGCTTCCATAGGAATTATCAAAAAATTTAGTTAATCATTTGagcaaaatcaaaatttattgtcTGCTTCCATGTCAGGGCAAGGCCTAAGCCAGTCTCAGtgactgctgtgtccccagcattGCCCAACACAGAAGAGAGGTCGAATAATGGAATTAATGCATAGCTTAAAAACAACTTCCAAAAAAAACTTCCATTTATGGCACTTcccttctgtgccaggcaccaagcTAAGCATCGATGTGCATGTTTGCACTTCAATCTGAAGGTAGCCATGAACGAACAGACTCTAGGGATCTCCATTTTTTCCTAGAAGTTTAGGgccttgcccaagttcacagtTGGTCAGAGGCCAATCCGGTCCACTTGAAGCCTAAATCTAGCCAGaactcttccccccaccccctttttaaaaaaaaaaaattttttttttaaggatgatcggtaagaggatcttaacccttgacttggtgttgtcaacaccacactctcccaaatgagccacgggtcggcccctatccccttttctttcttcctttttttttttttttttttggtgctggcgtgtacgggaatccgaacccttggccttggttgcactctaaccaactgagcaactggccagccccgttCAAACATGTTGGAGTGCATAACGTGGACCCGGGCCTAGAGAGAGGAAGGGGCTAATGTGGGTTAGAAGCTGGAGATCCGCCTCCCCGCCTCCCCAAAGCCTGCCTCGCACTGTTCCCGATGCCTGAGAGAGAAAATATGAGGGTTCCCAAAGCCTGGTTGGGCCTACCAGGTAGTAAGCACTCAAGGTTGGGGAAAGGTGCTCTGGCGCTTGCCCTCCCCCAGCAACCCCCTCCTCTTTTTCGCCATCTGTTGACCCCATTCCCTTCTTCCAAATTGGGGGGGGGGCAATAGAGGGTAAAGGTCCCCGAAGCACCGTGCTCTGGAAGCACGGAAAGCGCCCCCAAAAGTTGGGGGGGAAAGCAGCGGGAATCGGGAAGGCCTCCCCCCACCTTTCGGACAGCGGAAATACGTCAGCATGTCCGCGCCGCAGAGCATTTTGGGAATTGTAGTAAAGTCGGGGGGCGGGTGGAAAAGCCGACCGTGTAACCCTTTGGAGACCAGAGCGGGCCGGGAGATTGAAACATAGTTGGAGAGCGCTCGGTCACTCCCTTCCTttagcagatgaggaaactgaggcagaggccTGGTCGGAAGCCCTcagtcctctcctttctcctgctgTGGCTGTCCCCAAAGGCTGATATCTACGATTCTGGGGGAGGACGAGGTGCCAAGTAGACAAACCCCTCACTCCAGTTGCCCTCTTCCCGTCCCCTGCCCTGAAACCATCCAATCAGGTCCTCTCCGCCCCGCCCCAGGAGCTGCTGCCTTCCTAACCCGTCATAAGGCCACTTTTGATGGGCggggaaactgagggtcagatgAGAGAGCAAGACAGCCTAAAGCTGCACAGCAAGTTGGAGCAGAAATTAGGTGCCTGAGACtgttcctccccccccccacccgcaaacacacacaactttttttttttttttttttaatatgaccggtaaggggatcttaacccttggcttggtgttggcagcaccacgctcagccagtgagcgaaccggccatccctatgtaggatccgaacccgtggccttggtgttatcagcaccgcactctcccgagtgagccacgggccggccctcacgCAACTAATGAATCCGTAGTAGCCCTGAGCATTTGTATCACATCCCCGTCCCCCACCTTTGTGTCCGAGCTCCTCGGAACGCGCCAAACTCCCCCCTTCGTCGTGGCTAGGAGTAGTAAGAGTTGCGCGCGGAGAGGCggcgcgccccccccccccccccccccccgccgcccAACGTCCCCTTTAAGAACTGGCCCTGGCGGGACTACGTTTCCCAGAAGGCTTTGCCGGCGCGTTATGTAACTTTCCCTGCGAAGCGGCCTCTGGGGCAGAAGAAGGAGGTGGAggcggcggtggcggtggcggtggcggtggcggccGTTGCAGCGGCGGCGGTGAGAGCGGCGggagcccgaggcggcggcgccCGAAGCCCATTGCGGGGCCCGAGCTGCGCGCCTCGGCTTGACGCCCGTACCGGGCGGGGGCACCGACGTGCCTCTGCCTGCCTCTTCAAGGGAGGCGGGAGTAAGGAAAAAGGCTTAGGGCCCAGGGGGCGGGGAAGGGGGGCCGGGCCTGGATCCGGCGGGGAGGCCGAGCCAGAGGCCGGATTGTGGCTCGCGCTGTCCCGGGGACGCGATTTGAACGTCGGTGGCGCGGATCGAACGTCGTCTGCGGGTGGAACGCGGGGGCCCGGCAGTGCGCGCTCAGGGGCCATGGCGTCTGTGCAGGCGTCCCGCCGCCAGTGGTGCTACCTGTGCGACCTGCCCAAGATGCCGTGGGCCATGGTGTGGGACTTCAGCGAGGCCGTGTGCCGCGGCTGCGTGAACTTTGAGGGCGCAGACCGCATTGAGCTGCTCATTGATGCTGCCCGCCAGCTCAAGCGCAGCCACGTGCTCCCGGAGGGCCGCTCGCCCGGACCCCCGGCCCTCAAGCACCCAGCCACCAAGGACCTGGCTGCGGCCGCTGCACAGGGGCCCCAGCTTCCTCCCccgcagccccagccccagccgtCGGGGACCGGCAGCAGCGTCTCGGGCCAGGACCGCTATGACAGGGCCACATCGTCAGCCCGACTCCCCTTGCCCTCGCCCGCCCTGGAGTACACGCTAGGGTCCCGCCTGGCCAATGGGCTAGGCCGTGAGGAGGCTGTGGCTGAGGGGGCGAGAAGGGCCTTGCTTGGCTCCATGCCCGGC includes:
- the MYPOP gene encoding myb-related transcription factor, partner of profilin, which codes for MASAAAAAAGEAEETTRLRKPRFSFEENQILIREVRAHYPQLYGAQSRRVSVAERRRVWDGIAAKINGITSWKRTGQEVQKRWNDFKRRTKEKLARVPHSTQGAGPAAEDAFSAEEETIFAILGPGVAGPGAGAGAEEPPAAASSQPPAPSASAQRCVLSEDRREDRRADTLAHVKGGSSSPEPWAQPSCNPQEGDNPRPKECESTPSPALQTVQLPRLALSPPPPVPPPPPPPLCQVAPSPPSSPLLPRPPPTPSAPDPSLDFLRAQQETANAIRELAGTLRQGLAKLSEALSALLPLLSGTPVDPLPPPLPPPPPPRPVLPPPAPKVEITPEPVSVVAAVMDGAVVAARGVIIAPRSEEGAPQPPPAPLPPHDSPPHKRRKGFPTRKRRGRWKSP